The following proteins are encoded in a genomic region of Pecten maximus unplaced genomic scaffold, xPecMax1.1, whole genome shotgun sequence:
- the LOC117319230 gene encoding transmembrane protein 79-like, producing the protein MASGLSPRLLSLLKFRLAVTVSASIFFIIGGYYKFPFALPVMTSTSEKLIFTMRCQLFGALTLFMGIHGVGGVRAKSDAASDPIRGNGEHLVYVPKRILQNTVEQFVFHFIGQLVLCTYLSSEAMKIIPVLVALFVIARIVYQITYKIDAMLRIYGFMNHPEIDDN; encoded by the exons ATGGCGTCCGGGTTGTCGCCTCGTCTGCTATCGCTTCTAAAGTTTAGGCTTGCTGTCACTGTTTCAGCATCCATATTTTTCATCATTGGAGGATATTACAAGTTTCCGTTTGCCCTCCCAGTTATGACTTCCACTTCTGAAAAACTGATCTTCACGATGCGATGTCAACTGTTTGGGGCCTTAACATTGTTTATGGGTATTCATGGTGTCGGAGGAGTTCGGGCAAAGTCGGACGCCGCGAGTGACCCAATCAGAGGGAATGGTGAACATCTCGTCTATGTACCGAAGAGAATTCTACAAAATACTGTAGAACAGTTCGTCTTCCATTTCATCGGTCAGCTCGTCTTATGTACCTATCTGTCATCGGAGGCGATGAAAATCATCCCCGTTCTCGTCGCCCTATTTGTCATCGCCAGAATTGTTTACCAGATCACCTACAAGATAGATGCCATGTTGCGGATATATGGATTTATGA ATCATCCAGAAATCGACGATAACTAA